One window of the Mytilus galloprovincialis chromosome 14, xbMytGall1.hap1.1, whole genome shotgun sequence genome contains the following:
- the LOC143059414 gene encoding uncharacterized protein LOC143059414, producing the protein MQTITAWFPGKDEDMCEQECPVTNAEFLKEQPTDLDLRRLSLLYTKKEIREFAQQLGLSSDAFHNLLHIEKTETWKFEVIRKCQNSFALTFRHIKEAFERANIPNIHRLCKVHFDESKTYI; encoded by the exons ATGCAAACAATCACTGCTTGGTTCCCAGGAAAG GATGAAGACATGTGTGAACAAGAATGCCCag TTACAAATGCAGAATTTTTGAAGGAACAACCAACAGACCTAGACCTACGTCGCTTATCTTTATTGTACACCAAAAAAGAGATAAGAGAATTTGCACAACAGTTAGGGTTGAGTTCCGATGCTTTCCACAACCTATTACATATTGAAAAAACAGAGACATGGAAATTTGAAGTCAtcagaaaatgtcaaaatagtttTGCGTTAACATTTAGACATATTAAAGAAGCATTCGAACGAgccaatataccaaatatccacaGACTTTGCAAGGTACACTTTGATGAATCGAAAACGTATATCTAA